One genomic region from Peromyscus eremicus chromosome 20, PerEre_H2_v1, whole genome shotgun sequence encodes:
- the LOC131897102 gene encoding DNA-directed RNA polymerases I, II, and III subunit RPABC5-like translates to MIIPVRCFTCGKIIGNKWEAYLGLLQAEFTKGDALDALGLKRYCCRCMLLAHEDLIEKLLNYAPLEK, encoded by the coding sequence ATGATCATCCCAGTTCGCTGCTTCACCTGCGGGAAGATCATCGGCAACAAATGGGAAGCCTACCTGGGTCTGCTGCAGGCCGAGTTCACCAAAGGGGATGCCCTGGATGCTCTGGGCCTGAAGCGCTACTGCTGTCGCTGCATGCTGCTAGCACACGAGGATCTGATTGAAAAGCTGCTAAACTATGCTCCCCTGGAGAAGTGA